A single region of the Glycine max cultivar Williams 82 chromosome 20, Glycine_max_v4.0, whole genome shotgun sequence genome encodes:
- the LOC121174345 gene encoding secreted RxLR effector protein 161-like yields the protein MQEYKSEDTPVAKGDKFSLKQCPKGNLEIQEIQKIPYASVVGSLMYAQVCTRPNIPSIVGVLGIYLSNPGMDHWKAAKRVMRYLKRTKYYMLTYKRSDQLEIIGYSNSDFAGCLDSLRSTSGYIFILASGAVCWRRAKQTLTTSSTMAAKFVACYEASNHGIWLKVFVTGMQIMEGIERPLK from the coding sequence ATGCAGGAATATAAATCCGAGGATACTCCAGTTGCTAAGGGAGACAAGTTTAGTCTCAAACAGTGCCCAAAAGGAAATTTGGAAATTCAGGAAATACAGAAGATTCCCTATGCATCAGTTGTAGGGAGTTTGATGTATGCCCAAGTATGTACGCGTCCGAATATACCATCCATAGTTGGGGTATTAGGCATATATTTAAGCAATCCAGGAATGGATCATTGGAAAGCAGCCAAAAGGGTTATGAGGTATTTGAAGAGAACAAAATACTATATGCTCACATATAAGAGGTCAGATCAGTTGGAGATCATTGGGTATTCTAACTCGGATTTTGCAGGATGCCTAGATAGTTTGAGATCCACTTCAGGTTACATTTTCATATTAGCCAGTGGTGCGGTTTGTTGGCGCAGAGCCAAACAAACCCTTACTACTTCATCCACCATGGCGGCAAAATTTGTGGCATGCTATGAGGCATCAAATCATGGAATATGGCTGAAAGTTTTTGTCACAGGGATGCAAATTATGGAAGGAATTGAAAGACCGCTTAAGTAA